Genomic segment of Sinorhizobium meliloti:
TTCGCTCGGCAGTCCGAAGGCTTCCGCCGCGGCCGGCGAGATCGTCGCGACCGGCGCCCCCGCCGGCAGAACATCGGGCAGAAGATCGATACGCGCGCCGGTCCGCGCAAGCCATTCCGGCCAGCTGCGGGCAACGGGATCGTAGCCGGTCTTCAGCGCGTTGTTTTCGTCGCTGACGTCATAAAGCCCGGTGAAATGGCCGGCAATCCAGTCGGCCTGGTGGATGACACGGAAGACGTCCGGGAGCGACTGGAAGGTCAGCAGCTTGGCCAGGCCCGATGTCGCGCCATGTGCCGCACTCTCCTTGGGTGCATGAACGGCGATACGCTCCAGAACGGCGGGATCGCCGACCGGGTCGTTATACATGAGCGGCGTCGCGAGCGGCGCTCCGTCGACAGCGACCGGGAGCATGGTGCCCGACGTGCCGTCGATGCCGAGCGCACATATATGCGAGCCGTCGACGGCTTCGAGTGCCTGCGCAAGCGCGGCCTGGACAGCCTTCCACCAGCCAAGCGGATCGCGATGGTCATCGGAAAAGGCGGCAAGCCTGGCTGCGCCCGACGCGACGATCTCGCCCGCAGCGGTCATCGCCACGGCACGTGCACCGGACGTGCCGAGGTCGATGCCGAGAACGAGCTTGCCCTGGCCGCTCATTGCAGCACCTGCCCTGCACGGTTCAGCTGCTGGCGGTATTTTTCCGCGTCCCAGCCGAGAAGTTCCGCGTTTTCCGCATCGGTGAGATAGCGCAGCCTTGCACCCTCCGGGATTCGCGCCGTCACGTCCGAAAGGCAGCGCGCCATGGCGAGCGCGCCGGCAGAGATATCCTTGAGCACCAAGGCGCCCTTGCCGGGAAAGAGAAGGACCGGCGGCAGGCTCTCTCCCGCGCGACGGAATCCCTCTTCGAGAGAGAGCGCGTTCTCTCCCGGAGCGGCGACAACCGATCCCTTGCCGAGAAAGATCACGTGGTCCGGATAGAGGCTGCCTCCCGCAGCAATTCTGCAGCTTTCGAGATCGGTCGCGGCATCGTGGATCCGCCCGTCGTCGGGCAGCCGATAGGCGCTGTTGACCGCAAGGCGCGACAGCGCCTCAAGGTCGGCGGAAGGCGCCCGCCGCACGGGCACGGCGAAGCGCTGGGATACCTCTGCGAGAAGACGCGCGGCGTCCGCGACCGTCTCGGCGGCGACGGCGAGCCCGTGATTTCCGAGTACCAGGACCGAGGTATCATCCCGAATCCGCTCGGCAATTGCCTTGGCGAGCGGCAACCCCGGCCTGGCATAGGGAACGAAGGCGTAGGGAATGCCCTGAAGCTTCTCTTCGGCAATCGCGGCCGCGTCGGCGTGAACGGCGGTCGCGATCGTCTCGACGCAATGGACATGAACCACCACCTTCTGCGGCATCAGCGCGTGGACCGTGGTTTCGATCGACGGCCTGAGGCCCGAGGGGTTCAGATCCTCGACGACGAAATCCTGCGCCTTCTCCGTCGCCGGGTCGTCCCGCTCCAATGCGTCGAGCAACGGGTCGAGCGCGACCGCGACCATCACGTCGCGCCGACGGGCATGGGCAAGCCACAGGCCGGAAGCCTTGATCCAGAGGGTTCCGCCTTCCTTGATCGAGGTATTGCCGCCCGCGCCCTGAACGAGATCCGGATCGGCGCCGACACGCGCCGACAGATCGAGAAGCGCTTCGAATTCGGAGCTTCGCAACATCAATTCTTCCTTCTCACGCCGCAGCCTGCTGGCCCTCGAACCAGCCGCTGAAGGCCCGCTTCTCGGCGTCGCTCATATGCAGGCCGTGTTTCGTGCGCCGTTCCATCAGGTCTTCCGCCGTTCGCGCCCATTCATTCTCTATGAGGAAGCGGGCTTCCCGCTCCCGGAAGAGCTGCGTGAACGCCGTCCCGAGCTCGTCGAGGCAGGTGGCGCTGCCGATCAGATCATGCGCCCGCGTGCCGTAAAGCCGGGCGTAGTGCTTGGCGAGGTCCGACGGCAGCCACCGGTAGCGCGCGCGCAGGTCGCCGAGGAACTGGTCGAAATCCGCATCCGCCATGTCGCCGCCCGGCAGATGCGCACGCGCCGTCCAGGCCGGGCCCATCTTCGGAAAGAAAGGCTTCAACCGTTCGAGCGCGTGCTCGGAAAGCTTGCGGAAGGTCGTGATCTTGCCGCCGAACACCGAGAGCAGCGGCGCGTCCTTCCCGGCGGCGTCGAGCTCGAAAATATAGTCGCGCGTCACTGCCGACGGATTTTCGGCATTGTCGTCGTAAAGCGGACGCACACCCGAGAAGCTGTGAAGGATGTCGCCCGGCGCCAGTTGCTGCTTGAAATAGCGGTTCACCGATTTCAGGAGATAGGCGACCTCGTTTTCGTCCGCCGCGACGTCCTCAGGCCGCCCGTCATAGGGAATATCCGTGGTGCCGATCAGCGCCAGATCGTTCTGATAGGGATTGATGAAGATCACGCGCTTGTCGGGGTTCTGGACGAGATAGGCCTGCCGCCCCTCCCAGAACTTCGGCACGACGATGTGGCTGCCCTTGACGAGGCGGACGCTGCGGCTCGAATTCAGCCCCGCAACGCGGCCGATCACGTCGTTGACCCAGGGCCCGGCGGTGTTGACCACGCAGCGCGCCTTGGCCTCCGTCTTCGCTCCGGTCGCGGCATCGGTCATCTCGACATGCCAGAGGTCGCCTCGCCGGCGAATACCGGTGCAGGCGGTGCGGGTCAGTATCCGGGCGCCTTTCTTTTTCGCGTCGAGCGCGTTGAGCACGACGAGGCGGGCGTCGTCCACCCAACAGTCGGAATATTCGAAGGCCTTGCGATAGGCCGGCTTGATCGCAGCGCCTTCCGGGGCCGTACGCAGGTTGAGCACCCGCGTGCCGGGGAGGCGCTTGCGGCCGCCCAGGTGATCGTAGAGGAAGAGGCCGAGCCGTACGAGCCAGGCCGGCCTGTCGGCCGGATTGTGCGGCAGCACGAAACGCATCGGCCGGATGATGTGAGGTGCGGATTCCAGCAGAACCTCGCGCTCTATCAGGGCTTCGCGCACCAGGCGGAACTCGTAATATTCGAGGTAGCGTAAGCCGCCATGAACGAGCTTGCCGGAGCGGGAACTCGTGCCCTGCGCCAGATCGTCCTTCTCGCAGAGCAGGACGGAGAGCCCCCGCCCTGCCGCGTCGCGGGCAATGCCCGCCCCGTTTATGCCGCCGCCGATGACGAAAAGGTCGTATGTACCGGTTTCGGAACTCACGTGCTTGTCTCCTGTCGTCGCCATGCGGTCAGGCGGCCTCGCCGTTGGGTTTGTCCTGATGGCCGTAAGTGGCAAATCCCTCGATGACGCCGGCGATTTCCTCCTCAGGCAGGACCACCGGGCCGCCGATCAGGAGCGCGTGGTAATATTGCTTGGCGATCGTCTCGAGCTCGACCGCCGCCCACATCGCCTTTTCCAGGCTCGAACCGGTCGCGATCATGCCGTGATTGGCCATGAGGCAGGCGGAACGCCCCTCCATCGCCTTCAGAACGTTCTGCGACAGCGCCTTCGTGCCGTAGCGGGCGTAATCGGCGACGCGCACGTCGGAACCGCCGAAGGCGGCGATCATGTAGTGGCAGGCGGGAATCGGCTTGCCCGCGATCGCGAGGATCGTCGAGAAGGTCGCGTGGGTGTGAACGACGGCGCCGACATCCGGCCGCGCCCGCAGAATGTCGAGGTGGAAGGGCCATTCGACAGACGGCCTTTTGGGGCCTGCCCAGGCGCCATACTCGCCGTCGATCGGCATGGCGACGATCATCTCAGGCGTCATCTCGGCATAGGGGATCGCAGACGGGGTGATCAGCATCGTGCCGCCATGGCGCAGGCTGATATTGCCCGAAGTGCCCTGGTTGAGGCCGATCGCATTCATGTGGCGGCAATGGTCGATGATCGACTGGCGCAGTTGAAGTTCGTTCATCGTCCCACCTCAGCACGGATTGACCGGCGGCAGGCCGGCGATGTAGCGGCGCACTTCCTCGGCAGCCATTTCGGCCGCATAGGTCACGGTGCGTACCGACGCGCCCGCGATATGCGGCGTCAGCGTCACATTGGGAAGATTCAACAGCGGCCAGCCTTCCGGCACGGGCTCGACGGCAAATGTCTCCAGCATCGCGCTTGCGAGATGGCCGCTGACGAGATTCTCGTAAAGCGCGTCATAATCGCAGAGCGGTCCGCGGGCCGTGTTCACGAAGATCGCCCCCGCCTTCATCTTCGCGAAGGTCTCCGCATTCATCATGTTCTTCGTCTCTTCGCTGACGCGCGGATGCAGCGTCACCAGGTCGGCGCGGGCAAGCAGTTCGTCGAGCGAGACGTGCTCGACGCCGGCATTCCTGTCTTCGGCGCTGAGCTGAACATAGGGATCGTGGACGAGCACCTTGGTGTCGAAAGCACGAAGCAGGCGGACCACCTTGGTGCCGATATTGCCGTAGCCGATGACGCCGACCGTCATTTCGGAAAGCTCGCGGCCGGTGCGGTCGGCACGGTAGAGATCGCCCCGCCATTCGCTCCGCCTCAGCGCTTCGTGCCCCACGCGGATAAGGCGCGTCTCCGCGAGGATGGCGCCGATCGTGAATTCGGCGACGGCACTCGCATTGCGGCCGGGCGTGTTGACGACGAGGACACCCGCCTCGCGAGCGGCTTTCATGTCGATATTGACCGGACCGCCGCGCGACACGGCGACGAGCTTCAATCCCGGCAGGTCAGCCAGCATCGTTCGCGACAGGGGCGCAAGCTGCGTCACGAGGATTTCGGCATCGCCGACGAAGTCGACGATTTCGCCGGGCTTGCCGAGATATTCCTTGAGGCCGTCCATACCCTCCACGGCATAGCCGTGCTCCATCGGCACGTCCGGCCAGGGCAGTTCGAGCATGCTGATCTCATGCCCGTCGCCGCATGCCTCGACGATCTTGTCGCGAAAAACATCCGGCAGCATGAACCGGTCGCCGATAATGGCTATCTTCTTCATTGCGGTCTTTCCTGTTGGTTTCCCGTTCCGGCTGCGTGGGAGAGCGCATGCCAGACGGGTTGAAGCGCAAGGCGCGACTGCTTGTAGGCGGGGAAAAGCGCGTCATAGCGGCGCGCAAGCTCTTCATCCGCGGGTTCTGCCGGCCGATGGTGGGGCCGCACCCATTCGCGGACGCAGTCGGCCATCGAGGGATAAATGCCGAGAGAGACGGCGGCGATCATCGCCGCACCGGCGGCACCCGCCTCCTCGCGTTCGCTCGTCTGGATGCTGGCGCCGAGAGCCCCGCCGAGAATGTGGCGCAGCGAGGCGCTGCGCGCAGCGCCGCCCGACAGACGAACGCAGCCCGGCAGCGGCCCCATCGCGGCGTAACAATCCCGCGAGGCAAAGGCGAGACCGTCGAAGACCGCACGCACCATGTCGCCGAAGCCGTGATTGATCGAAAGCCCGACGAAGGAGGCGCGGGCCGAAGCATCGACAAAGGGGCCGCGCTCACCGGCCTCCGAAATGTAGGGCTGGAAGAGAAGCGGAGTCTCGTTCGCCTCGGAAAGCCAGCCATCCACATGGGTGAGCAGATCGTTCTTCGATTTCTCGATCCCCATGCCCTTGAGGAGACCTCCCGCAAACTGCAGGATCCAGTCGATATTGAGCGTCGCAGCCATATTCGACTGCATCTGCGCATAGGTGCCCGGAATCGGCATGCACATGGTATAGCCGGTGTGATCCTGGTTGAGCCGAACATCGTCGGCGCCGGCGGCCAGACGCATGTGCATGCCCGTCGAGCCTATGATCGAGCAGCCCGTGTCGGTTCCGGGATCGTAGAGGCCAGCGCCGAGCGCGGTGCAGACGACGTCGACATAGCCAAGCACCACCGGCGTCCCCGCCGGCAGGCCCGTGGCGGCTGCGGCGGCAGCCGAGAGAGGGTGATGCGTGCTCGCCCCGTCGACGATTTCCGGCAGCAGGTGTTTGAGTTCGTTGAGACCGAGAAAGTCGATCACGTCGTCGGAATACTCACGCTTGCGGAAATCGCCGAAGGTGAAATTCGCTTCCGAGGGATCGGTCGCGCGCCTGTCCGTGAGATTGAAATAGAGCCAGTCCTTGCAATGGAATGCGGTCGCAGCACCTTTCAGCATCTCCGGTGCATGATCCTTCATCCAGCGCAACTGTGGGCCCTGCTGGCAGGCGGCAAGTCCGGAGCCGGTGCGCGAGAAACGCTCCGCATCGCCGCTTTCGGCCCGCAGGCGTTCGACGATTGCGCTCGCGCGCGCATCGAGCCAGAGCCAGCCCTTGCCAACCGGCTCGCCCTCTCTGTCGATCATCCAGGTGCCGTCCCCCTGACCGGTCACCGCGATGGCGGCAACACGGCCAGGGAGGTTCTCGATCCTGGCCGAGAGCTCGACCAGGGTTTTGACCGTGTCCGTCCAGGTGCGCCGCAACTCCTGAACGCTGCCGGTGCGGCCCACCGCCTCATAGCTGTTCGGAACCGCCGTCATCGCCAGCTGCCGGCCGCCGAGATCGAAGGCGACGGACTTGATGACGGACGTCCCGGCATCGATGCCGATGAGGATGTCGCGCATCAGGCGAGCTCCTCGCCGTGCGAAATCGCCATACCGCTCTCGCTGTCGAAGACGTGCAGGCTTGCAGGGTCGAGCCGGATGCCGATCGGCTGACCGATCTCCAGGCTGGTACGGTCGTGTTCGACAAGCACCATGGTGCCGCCGGCGAAATCGGCCGCGATATGGGTCTGGTCGCCGAGCCATTGATTGACGGCAACGCGCCCCGTCACCCCGTCTGCACTGCGCCGGACGGAATAGGGCCGGATGCCGAGAACCACATTTTCGCGCTTCATCAGCGCATTGCGAACGGCATGGGAGAAATCGGCGGCCTGGTATTCGAGCCGGACCCCGTCCTTGAGGCCGAAGGTCACGCGGGCGTCCGTGCCGCTGACGCTTGCCTCGAAGACGTTCATCGGCGGCTCGCCGACGAAGGTTCCGGTGAAGAGATTCGCCGGCCGTTCCTTGATCTTCTGCGGCGTATCGAACTGCTGCAGCACGCCGCCTTCCATGACGGCGATCCGGTCGGCGAGCGCGTTCGCTTCGGTCTGATCGTGGGTGACGAGAATGGCGGTGAGCCCGCGTTCCTTGATGTAGTGCTTGATACGGCCGCGCAGCACGGCGCGCAATTGCGGCTCGAGCTGGCCCATCGGTTCGTCGAGGAGATGCAGATCGGCGTCGCGGATAAGCGCGCGTCCGAGGGACGCCCTCTGCTGCTGGCCGCCGGAAATCGAACTCGGATAACGTCCGAGAATATCCTCGATCTCGAGCAGCTTGGCGATGCTCGCTACCTTGTCTTCGACGACGCTCTGCGAGAGCTTCGACGCCTTGAGCGCAAAAGCTATGTTTTCGCGTACCGTCAGCGGCGGATAGAGCGAATAGCCTTCGAAGGCCATGGCGACGTTGCGGCGGACCGGCGCAAGCATATGCACCTGCCGGCCGGCGACCGAAATCGTGCCGCGCGATACCGGTTCGAAGCCGGCGATCATGCGAAGGGTAGAGGTCTTGCCGCAGCCGGAGGAGCCCAGAAGCGCGATGATCTCACCCTTCTTCACCTCCATGTTCAGCTGCTTCACGGCGTGAACGCCGTAGTCGACCGGGCCATAGAACTTGTCGACGTTGTCGATCAAAAGAGCGGTAGCGTTCATGCCGCTTCTCCATCGCGCTTGGATGCCAGTTCGGAAGGAAGGATGCGCTGGCCCGTCGCCTTGTCGAACAGAAAGGCCGCCCGACCGTCGACTGCGATATGCGCCGGTCCGGCGACCGGGCCGGGGGTACCGGCAGGACGGGACACCAAGATCTCGCGGCCGCGGGCGGTCAGCGCCAGCGTCACGGTCTTCTCGTTGAGCGGCGTTTCCGCCTCGACCGTCACGGGGATCGCGCCCTGCACGGTGGCTTCGGTAAAAGCGATCGTCTCCGGGCGCAGGCCGAGAACGCATTGCTTTTCGACAATTTGCGCGCCGAAGCCCGGCAGGCGCAGCCGCATGTCGGAGAGTTCGACGAACGCGCCGTCCGGTCCGCGCTGCGGCACGACATCGAGCAGGTTGATGGTCGGATCGCCGAAGAGCCGGGCGATCTCGATGTCGGCGGGCGCGTTGTAGATTTCCGCCGGCGTACCGATCTGGCGGATACGCCCGTGCGCCATGACCGCGATGCGGTCGCCGAGCGCCATTGCCTCCTTGTAGTCCTGCGTGACGTAGATGACCGTTGCCCCTTGAGCGGCGAGCAGGCGCGGCAGTTCCAGCCTCATCTCGAAGCGCAGCTTCGCGTCGACGTTGCGAAGCGGGTCGTCGAGGAGCAGCAGCGGCGGCGAGCCCACGAGGGCGCGGGCAAGTGCCGTGCGCTGCTTCTGGCCGTTGGAGAGCGCCTTCGGATGATGGCTCAGCACATGATCGATCTTCAGGAGCTTTGCGACCTTGTGCACGCCGGCGGCGATCGTGTCCCGGGACGATTTCCGCGAGGTCAGCGCGCTGGCGATGTTGTCGAAGGCGCTCATATGCGGGAACAGTGCAAAGTTCTGGAACGCCATGCCGAGGCCGCGATGCTCCGCGTCCACGTCGGTCATGTCTTCGCCGCCGATAAGGACCCGGCCACCATCCGGCTCGATGACGCCGGCGATCAGCCGGAGCAGAACGGTCTTGCCGGAACCGGACGGGCCGAAGAGCACCAGTCGCTCGCCATTGGCCACGTCGAGCGAGAGATCGTCCAGAACCGCCTGGCTCTTGTAGCGCTTGACGATGTTTTTCAGTTGCAGTGTTGTCATTCGATTATCCCTTCACCGCACCGAGCGACAGGCCTTCGACGAGGTAGCGCTGAGCGTAGAGTGCGAGTGCGAGCGTCGGCGTGATCGAGAGCACGATCGCGGCGGCGATCTGGCCGTACTGGATGCCCGAGGCCGTGACGAATGCCAGCGCGCCGACTGTCACCGGCTGCTTGTCCGCGGACGCCAGCACCAGGGCGAAAACGAAATTGTTCCAGGCGAAGATGAAGGCGAGCAGACCGGCCGCTGCGATCCCGGGACCTGCCAGCGGCAGGGCGATCTTGCGGAACGTCGAAAACCAGGAGTGGCCGGCGATGCGATAGGCATATTCGACATCGGCCGAGATGTCCTCGAAGTAGCCGCGCACGATCCAGAGGATGAGCGGCAGGCAGATCAGCTGGTAGATCCAGATGAGACCGAAATAGGTGTTCGAGAGGCCGAGCCACTGAAAATACTGCGTCAGGGGCAGCAGCACGAGCAACGGCGGCGCAAAGCGGAAGGAGAGCAGCGTGAAGGCGATGTCCTCCGACCCTCTGAACTTGTGCCGCGCGAAGGCATAGGCCGCCGGCACGCCGAGGACCAGCGCCAGGGCTACGGAAGCGACGGACAGCAGGACCGAATTGCCGAGATTGCGCATGAAGGCGATATCGAGCGTGCCGGAGGCGGTCTGGAGTTTGCCGGTGATCAGCGCCGCATAATTCTCGAGCGTCGGCGTGAAGACCACCGATGGGGGTATTCTGAGGATCGTCTCGTTCGTCTGGAACGACATGAGGAAGATCCAGACGATCGGAAACATGAAGAAGACGACGACCAGGGTGAGCGCGACGCCGCGCAGGAGCCTTTCGACCGGAGAGGTGGTTTCCATTTTCGGCCTCCTTACGCTTCGCCGCGGGCGCGTTCGCGCAGCCGGAGCCAGTTCTTGATGAAGATGTTCGACAGGGCGTAGGTGATCGCCCACAGGATGATCAGCAGCGCCGCTGAACGCCCGACATTGGTCGACTGGAAGAAGTTGAGGTAGGCCTCGACCTGGAAGACCGTCAGCGTGTCCCCGGGGCCGCCCTGCGTCATCGCGTAGATGATGTCGAACTGCTGGATCGAATCGAGCAGCCGGAAGAGCGTCGCCGTCAGAATATAGGGCGTCAGCATCGGCAAGGTGATGCGGAAGAAGACGAAACTGCGCGGCACACCGTCGAGCGCCGCCGCTTCGAAAGGCTGCGTCGGCAGCGAGCGGAGGCCCGCGAGCAGCAGGATCATGATGAAGGGCGTATAGACCCAGATGTCGACGAGCACGACGGTCAGTAGCGCCGTGTCCGGCGACGAGGCCCAGCGGAAATTCTCAAGGCCTACGAGACTTGCGAGATAGCTCAGGATTCCGAAGCCGGGATTGGTCATCAGCTTCCACATCAGCGCCGCGAGCGCCGGGGCCGTCATCAGCGGCAGGAGCAGCATGATCGAGATGAAATTGTTGACCGTGGAGCGGCGCTGCAGGAGCAGCGCGATGCCGAGACCGAGCAGCAGCTCCAGGGTCACGGTGACGCCGGCATAGAGCAGCGATATCTTCAGCGTGTTCCAGAAACCCGGATCGGTGAAGAAGTTCAGATAGTTCTCACCCCAGTTGAACTGGCGTGCCCAGGGCTGGCTAAGCCGGTAGCGCTGGAAGGAATAGATCACCGCCGTGAAGAACGGGATCAGGATACCGATGCACACGAGAAGCGCCGGCAGGGAGAGCACATAGGGCAAGGCCCTCTTGCTGATTCCGAACCTGCTGCCCCTTGGGCTGGAGTGCGTTACTGAAGCCATGGCCAGCTCCGTCTAAATGCCTGTGTCTATGACATAAGGGGTCGGCCGCGGCCGGCGCAGCCAGACCCCCTCTTCCATT
This window contains:
- a CDS encoding FGGY-family carbohydrate kinase yields the protein MSGQGKLVLGIDLGTSGARAVAMTAAGEIVASGAARLAAFSDDHRDPLGWWKAVQAALAQALEAVDGSHICALGIDGTSGTMLPVAVDGAPLATPLMYNDPVGDPAVLERIAVHAPKESAAHGATSGLAKLLTFQSLPDVFRVIHQADWIAGHFTGLYDVSDENNALKTGYDPVARSWPEWLARTGARIDLLPDVLPAGAPVATISPAAAEAFGLPSEAVIVAGTTDGCASFLATGADRPGDAVSALGTTLTVKMLSDKPLFAPEFGLYSHRIGDMWLAGGASNTGGAVLAAHFSSDRIAELSEQIDPASDTGLDFYPLLKPGERFPVADPAFMPRMEPRPTEDAEFLKAIFEGIAGVERLAYERLVSLGSPALGSIRTVGGGAKNGVWTEIRKRRLAVPFLPVLSEEAAAGAARLALSGAKEAGVL
- a CDS encoding class II aldolase, whose product is MLRSSEFEALLDLSARVGADPDLVQGAGGNTSIKEGGTLWIKASGLWLAHARRRDVMVAVALDPLLDALERDDPATEKAQDFVVEDLNPSGLRPSIETTVHALMPQKVVVHVHCVETIATAVHADAAAIAEEKLQGIPYAFVPYARPGLPLAKAIAERIRDDTSVLVLGNHGLAVAAETVADAARLLAEVSQRFAVPVRRAPSADLEALSRLAVNSAYRLPDDGRIHDAATDLESCRIAAGGSLYPDHVIFLGKGSVVAAPGENALSLEEGFRRAGESLPPVLLFPGKGALVLKDISAGALAMARCLSDVTARIPEGARLRYLTDAENAELLGWDAEKYRQQLNRAGQVLQ
- a CDS encoding glycerol-3-phosphate dehydrogenase codes for the protein MATTGDKHVSSETGTYDLFVIGGGINGAGIARDAAGRGLSVLLCEKDDLAQGTSSRSGKLVHGGLRYLEYYEFRLVREALIEREVLLESAPHIIRPMRFVLPHNPADRPAWLVRLGLFLYDHLGGRKRLPGTRVLNLRTAPEGAAIKPAYRKAFEYSDCWVDDARLVVLNALDAKKKGARILTRTACTGIRRRGDLWHVEMTDAATGAKTEAKARCVVNTAGPWVNDVIGRVAGLNSSRSVRLVKGSHIVVPKFWEGRQAYLVQNPDKRVIFINPYQNDLALIGTTDIPYDGRPEDVAADENEVAYLLKSVNRYFKQQLAPGDILHSFSGVRPLYDDNAENPSAVTRDYIFELDAAGKDAPLLSVFGGKITTFRKLSEHALERLKPFFPKMGPAWTARAHLPGGDMADADFDQFLGDLRARYRWLPSDLAKHYARLYGTRAHDLIGSATCLDELGTAFTQLFREREARFLIENEWARTAEDLMERRTKHGLHMSDAEKRAFSGWFEGQQAAA
- a CDS encoding class II aldolase/adducin family protein; protein product: MNELQLRQSIIDHCRHMNAIGLNQGTSGNISLRHGGTMLITPSAIPYAEMTPEMIVAMPIDGEYGAWAGPKRPSVEWPFHLDILRARPDVGAVVHTHATFSTILAIAGKPIPACHYMIAAFGGSDVRVADYARYGTKALSQNVLKAMEGRSACLMANHGMIATGSSLEKAMWAAVELETIAKQYYHALLIGGPVVLPEEEIAGVIEGFATYGHQDKPNGEAA
- a CDS encoding 2-hydroxyacid dehydrogenase, producing the protein MKKIAIIGDRFMLPDVFRDKIVEACGDGHEISMLELPWPDVPMEHGYAVEGMDGLKEYLGKPGEIVDFVGDAEILVTQLAPLSRTMLADLPGLKLVAVSRGGPVNIDMKAAREAGVLVVNTPGRNASAVAEFTIGAILAETRLIRVGHEALRRSEWRGDLYRADRTGRELSEMTVGVIGYGNIGTKVVRLLRAFDTKVLVHDPYVQLSAEDRNAGVEHVSLDELLARADLVTLHPRVSEETKNMMNAETFAKMKAGAIFVNTARGPLCDYDALYENLVSGHLASAMLETFAVEPVPEGWPLLNLPNVTLTPHIAGASVRTVTYAAEMAAEEVRRYIAGLPPVNPC
- a CDS encoding FGGY-family carbohydrate kinase translates to MRDILIGIDAGTSVIKSVAFDLGGRQLAMTAVPNSYEAVGRTGSVQELRRTWTDTVKTLVELSARIENLPGRVAAIAVTGQGDGTWMIDREGEPVGKGWLWLDARASAIVERLRAESGDAERFSRTGSGLAACQQGPQLRWMKDHAPEMLKGAATAFHCKDWLYFNLTDRRATDPSEANFTFGDFRKREYSDDVIDFLGLNELKHLLPEIVDGASTHHPLSAAAAAATGLPAGTPVVLGYVDVVCTALGAGLYDPGTDTGCSIIGSTGMHMRLAAGADDVRLNQDHTGYTMCMPIPGTYAQMQSNMAATLNIDWILQFAGGLLKGMGIEKSKNDLLTHVDGWLSEANETPLLFQPYISEAGERGPFVDASARASFVGLSINHGFGDMVRAVFDGLAFASRDCYAAMGPLPGCVRLSGGAARSASLRHILGGALGASIQTSEREEAGAAGAAMIAAVSLGIYPSMADCVREWVRPHHRPAEPADEELARRYDALFPAYKQSRLALQPVWHALSHAAGTGNQQERPQ
- a CDS encoding ABC transporter ATP-binding protein; amino-acid sequence: MNATALLIDNVDKFYGPVDYGVHAVKQLNMEVKKGEIIALLGSSGCGKTSTLRMIAGFEPVSRGTISVAGRQVHMLAPVRRNVAMAFEGYSLYPPLTVRENIAFALKASKLSQSVVEDKVASIAKLLEIEDILGRYPSSISGGQQQRASLGRALIRDADLHLLDEPMGQLEPQLRAVLRGRIKHYIKERGLTAILVTHDQTEANALADRIAVMEGGVLQQFDTPQKIKERPANLFTGTFVGEPPMNVFEASVSGTDARVTFGLKDGVRLEYQAADFSHAVRNALMKRENVVLGIRPYSVRRSADGVTGRVAVNQWLGDQTHIAADFAGGTMVLVEHDRTSLEIGQPIGIRLDPASLHVFDSESGMAISHGEELA
- a CDS encoding ABC transporter ATP-binding protein codes for the protein MTTLQLKNIVKRYKSQAVLDDLSLDVANGERLVLFGPSGSGKTVLLRLIAGVIEPDGGRVLIGGEDMTDVDAEHRGLGMAFQNFALFPHMSAFDNIASALTSRKSSRDTIAAGVHKVAKLLKIDHVLSHHPKALSNGQKQRTALARALVGSPPLLLLDDPLRNVDAKLRFEMRLELPRLLAAQGATVIYVTQDYKEAMALGDRIAVMAHGRIRQIGTPAEIYNAPADIEIARLFGDPTINLLDVVPQRGPDGAFVELSDMRLRLPGFGAQIVEKQCVLGLRPETIAFTEATVQGAIPVTVEAETPLNEKTVTLALTARGREILVSRPAGTPGPVAGPAHIAVDGRAAFLFDKATGQRILPSELASKRDGEAA
- a CDS encoding carbohydrate ABC transporter permease encodes the protein METTSPVERLLRGVALTLVVVFFMFPIVWIFLMSFQTNETILRIPPSVVFTPTLENYAALITGKLQTASGTLDIAFMRNLGNSVLLSVASVALALVLGVPAAYAFARHKFRGSEDIAFTLLSFRFAPPLLVLLPLTQYFQWLGLSNTYFGLIWIYQLICLPLILWIVRGYFEDISADVEYAYRIAGHSWFSTFRKIALPLAGPGIAAAGLLAFIFAWNNFVFALVLASADKQPVTVGALAFVTASGIQYGQIAAAIVLSITPTLALALYAQRYLVEGLSLGAVKG
- a CDS encoding carbohydrate ABC transporter permease; translated protein: MASVTHSSPRGSRFGISKRALPYVLSLPALLVCIGILIPFFTAVIYSFQRYRLSQPWARQFNWGENYLNFFTDPGFWNTLKISLLYAGVTVTLELLLGLGIALLLQRRSTVNNFISIMLLLPLMTAPALAALMWKLMTNPGFGILSYLASLVGLENFRWASSPDTALLTVVLVDIWVYTPFIMILLLAGLRSLPTQPFEAAALDGVPRSFVFFRITLPMLTPYILTATLFRLLDSIQQFDIIYAMTQGGPGDTLTVFQVEAYLNFFQSTNVGRSAALLIILWAITYALSNIFIKNWLRLRERARGEA